The Mycetohabitans endofungorum genome contains a region encoding:
- a CDS encoding translocation/assembly module TamB domain-containing protein, protein MSDDDHQPADREPSRPGGEPRTSGAAGQHGDRAPGRRGRGRRVLRWASGLGFSLVLAVVALLVAVHTEPGTRALWQIASRATAGAFSGTLDGGTLAHGLRARDVRWQRGGTDIRLDRIDGQWRVTHLPWRLSIQSLRIGTVEARLAPAGQPATRATLPQRLTVPLQVQIHSLDVAAIRLHEPGSTIELSALHAHGSSDGRRHHLVLDRLQTPYGPLHADVALDGVRPFAVRGETGLSGQFGGHEMRLGVQVSGSLQALVADMQASGMQSNGLQLNGVAHVEATPFADVPLKVVTLDVDRLDPRAFNPGAPHADLSIRARLRPVEPAPRAQARGAAAPDMPLVVAGEVSVVNAVPGLPAQQRLPLIDARTNVRVDASRQILSALKVRLLGGATVSGAGALEHGRGRVELCTSDLDLSVLSATLRTTRLAGPIGVELDAARQQVQVDLADADAKLRVQGAVAINPRQLALERVRLTAGDGHAELAGVLRRDEHSNYELKATLAALDPFALLARDSLQTGRTGGPVPYNGSRMVPKAAGSGTGKAAAKGAGKRAAQRFDARVTGTLNAKGALTPTLTVQADFAVRDSVYNGLPLNGGGTLALAGTRIMSSDVHVSVAGNDIQLRGSFGAAGDRLLFHVDAPALERLGFGMAGAAHAKGDVTGSLAHPNVVASYQADGVVMGGNRIGHAAGRIELRDGAQGAMIATLDARAVTTPQVRFNALSLRLDGVRAHHTLIASGNGSVGGQPVDFNVAASGKLTDARGGIGWDGTIRQLENRGLPEVKLAAPATVSASAGHWVIGATRLSVERALLDLKSFQYAGGRLQSSGSLAHVDVARLLQLREQLTHQQASFRTDLVFDAQWDVSFGPRAAGYVQIKRRSGDVTIDAGRGIASLGISDAMARIDFAAGRRLNATVQAVAERLGTLEATLRMPVAMQDGVPVVAGDAPLDGTVVLDLPSLRTTGGLLGPSYRLDGQMLLKLAIAGQVSHPKVSGTLTGDGLSATVVDQGITLKDGIVRVVLTENQVEFRQVQFHGAQGTLRATGNVMLDQQNPDLSAHIVADQLELFASPYRQLSLSGDATVANAGAQGGMAINGRFFVNKALFDLPEQSAPSLSDDVVIVRPDGTVEDEHAAARADAGKPAGPFAPRANIDVDLGQNFRFRGAGADLGLRGVINLVSAPNQLLRAVGNVRVVEGSTYTAFGRKLGIENGYFTFNGPVNDPGINILAMRRNQEIEAGVQVTGTVQSSKVKLVSEPNVNDNEKLSWLLLGHGTDTGANLGQQSTMNAAIALLGSATGKRIAQTFGLDEVSVGQSEVGLTDPQVVTLSKAITERLVLGYEQGIETTNNAFKVTVNLSRFWAIMSYAGTYNGVDLQFTRRFDGFWKK, encoded by the coding sequence ATGAGCGACGACGACCACCAGCCTGCCGACCGTGAACCCTCCCGCCCCGGCGGCGAGCCGCGCACCAGTGGCGCTGCCGGGCAGCACGGCGATCGCGCACCAGGGCGGCGTGGCCGCGGCCGGCGCGTGCTGCGCTGGGCCAGCGGCCTGGGGTTCAGTCTCGTGCTGGCGGTGGTCGCGTTGCTGGTGGCTGTGCATACCGAACCGGGCACGCGCGCGTTGTGGCAGATCGCGAGTCGGGCCACGGCGGGTGCGTTCTCCGGGACACTCGACGGGGGTACGCTTGCGCACGGGCTGCGAGCACGTGACGTCAGGTGGCAGCGCGGGGGCACGGATATCCGGCTCGATCGTATCGACGGACAGTGGAGGGTGACGCACCTACCGTGGCGATTGTCCATCCAATCGCTAAGAATTGGCACGGTCGAGGCTCGGCTCGCCCCGGCTGGTCAACCCGCCACGCGTGCGACGCTGCCGCAGCGGTTGACCGTGCCGCTGCAGGTGCAGATCCATTCACTGGACGTGGCCGCGATCCGCCTCCACGAGCCGGGATCGACGATCGAGCTATCGGCATTGCACGCGCACGGCAGCAGCGACGGGCGGCGTCATCATCTTGTGCTCGACAGGCTGCAAACTCCGTATGGCCCGCTCCATGCGGACGTGGCGCTAGACGGCGTACGGCCGTTCGCCGTGCGTGGCGAGACAGGGCTGTCAGGCCAGTTCGGCGGGCATGAGATGCGGCTTGGTGTGCAGGTGTCCGGTTCGCTGCAGGCGCTCGTCGCCGACATGCAGGCGAGCGGTATGCAGTCGAACGGCTTGCAGTTGAATGGGGTCGCGCACGTGGAGGCTACCCCATTTGCCGACGTGCCGTTGAAGGTCGTCACGCTCGACGTCGACCGTCTCGATCCCCGAGCCTTCAATCCGGGCGCACCGCATGCGGACCTATCGATACGCGCCCGCTTGCGGCCGGTCGAGCCCGCGCCGCGCGCTCAGGCGCGCGGCGCCGCTGCCCCCGACATGCCGCTGGTCGTCGCTGGTGAAGTATCCGTCGTCAATGCGGTGCCCGGGCTACCCGCACAGCAACGCCTGCCGCTGATCGACGCGCGTACCAACGTGCGCGTGGACGCGAGCCGGCAAATCCTCTCCGCGCTGAAGGTCCGTCTGCTCGGCGGCGCGACGGTGAGCGGAGCGGGCGCGCTGGAGCATGGTCGTGGCCGTGTTGAGCTGTGCACGTCCGACCTGGATCTGAGCGTGTTGAGCGCCACGTTGCGCACGACCCGGCTTGCCGGACCCATCGGCGTCGAGCTCGATGCCGCTCGTCAGCAGGTGCAGGTTGATCTGGCGGACGCCGACGCCAAGCTGCGTGTGCAGGGGGCCGTCGCGATCAATCCCAGGCAGCTTGCGCTAGAGCGCGTGAGACTCACGGCGGGCGACGGGCACGCGGAGCTTGCCGGTGTGCTGCGTCGAGATGAGCACTCCAACTACGAATTGAAGGCCACGTTGGCGGCGCTCGATCCGTTCGCGTTGTTGGCGCGTGACAGCCTGCAGACAGGCCGCACGGGTGGACCGGTTCCGTACAACGGCAGCCGCATGGTGCCCAAGGCTGCCGGCAGCGGTACGGGCAAGGCCGCCGCCAAGGGTGCCGGCAAGCGCGCCGCCCAGCGGTTCGATGCGCGCGTGACCGGCACGCTCAACGCAAAAGGCGCATTGACGCCGACGCTGACCGTCCAGGCCGACTTTGCGGTGCGCGATAGCGTCTACAACGGCTTGCCGCTGAATGGCGGCGGGACGCTGGCGCTGGCCGGCACGCGGATCATGTCCAGTGACGTGCACGTGAGCGTGGCCGGCAACGACATCCAATTACGCGGCAGCTTCGGCGCAGCCGGCGACCGGTTGCTGTTCCATGTCGATGCCCCGGCGCTAGAGCGGCTTGGTTTTGGCATGGCGGGCGCGGCGCACGCCAAGGGCGACGTGACCGGCTCGCTCGCGCATCCGAATGTGGTCGCCAGCTATCAGGCAGACGGCGTGGTCATGGGCGGCAACCGGATCGGCCATGCCGCGGGCCGTATCGAGTTGCGCGACGGGGCGCAGGGCGCGATGATCGCGACCCTTGACGCGCGAGCGGTAACCACGCCGCAGGTGCGGTTCAATGCGCTGTCGCTACGGCTGGATGGGGTGCGCGCGCACCACACGTTGATCGCCAGCGGGAACGGCAGCGTCGGTGGACAGCCGGTCGATTTCAACGTGGCGGCAAGCGGCAAGCTAACCGACGCGCGGGGCGGTATCGGCTGGGATGGCACGATCAGACAACTGGAAAACCGCGGCCTGCCCGAGGTCAAGCTGGCCGCGCCGGCGACCGTGAGCGCCAGCGCCGGGCATTGGGTGATCGGCGCCACGCGCTTGAGCGTGGAGCGCGCGTTGCTGGACTTGAAGTCGTTTCAATATGCGGGCGGGCGTTTGCAATCGAGCGGCTCGCTGGCGCATGTCGACGTGGCGCGCCTGCTGCAGCTTCGCGAGCAACTCACGCACCAGCAGGCGTCGTTCAGGACCGATTTGGTGTTCGATGCGCAGTGGGACGTGTCGTTCGGGCCGCGCGCCGCGGGCTATGTGCAGATCAAGCGGCGCTCAGGGGACGTCACGATTGATGCGGGACGCGGCATTGCGTCGCTGGGCATCAGCGACGCAATGGCACGCATTGACTTTGCAGCGGGCCGCCGCCTGAATGCGACGGTCCAAGCGGTGGCAGAGCGCCTTGGCACGCTGGAGGCGACGCTGCGCATGCCGGTTGCCATGCAGGACGGTGTGCCGGTGGTGGCCGGCGACGCACCGCTGGACGGCACGGTTGTGCTTGACCTGCCGTCGCTGCGTACTACCGGCGGGCTGCTCGGACCAAGCTACCGGCTCGATGGGCAGATGTTACTGAAGCTGGCGATCGCGGGTCAGGTATCGCACCCGAAGGTCTCCGGCACGCTGACCGGCGATGGCTTGTCGGCGACCGTTGTTGACCAAGGCATCACGCTCAAAGACGGTATCGTGCGCGTGGTGCTGACCGAGAACCAGGTCGAATTCCGACAGGTTCAGTTTCATGGCGCTCAAGGCACGCTGCGCGCCACCGGCAACGTGATGCTCGACCAACAGAACCCTGATTTGAGCGCGCATATCGTGGCCGATCAGCTCGAGCTGTTCGCGTCGCCGTATCGCCAGCTGTCGTTGTCCGGTGATGCGACGGTGGCCAATGCCGGCGCGCAGGGCGGGATGGCGATCAATGGCCGGTTTTTTGTCAACAAGGCACTGTTCGATTTGCCGGAGCAATCGGCGCCAAGTTTGTCCGACGACGTCGTGATCGTGCGACCGGACGGCACGGTCGAGGACGAGCACGCTGCGGCGCGTGCCGACGCCGGCAAGCCGGCGGGCCCGTTCGCGCCACGCGCCAACATTGACGTCGACCTGGGTCAGAATTTTCGCTTTCGCGGCGCTGGCGCCGATTTGGGGCTGCGTGGTGTGATCAACCTCGTCAGCGCACCGAACCAGCTGTTGCGTGCCGTGGGCAACGTGCGGGTCGTGGAAGGGTCCACCTATACCGCGTTTGGCCGCAAGCTGGGTATCGAGAACGGCTATTTCACGTTTAATGGGCCGGTTAACGACCCGGGTATCAACATCCTCGCGATGCGGCGCAACCAGGAGATCGAAGCCGGTGTACAGGTGACCGGCACCGTGCAGTCGTCCAAGGTCAAGCTGGTGTCGGAGCCCAACGTGAACGACAACGAGAAGCTGTCATGGCTGCTACTTGGGCATGGCACCGATACCGGCGCGAACCTTGGGCAGCAGAGCACGATGAATGCGGCGATCGCGCTGCTGGGCAGCGCGACCGGCAAGCGGATCGCGCAAACCTTTGGACTGGACGAAGTCTCGGTCGGCCAAAGTGAGGTCGGCCTAACAGATCCGCAAGTGGTGACGCTCTCGAAGGCCATCACCGAGCGGCTCGTGCTCGGCTACGAGCAAGGCATTGAGACGACGAACAACGCGTTCAAGGTGACGGTGAACCTGTCGCGGTTCTGGGCCATCATGTCCTACGCCGGCACCTATAACGGCGTGGACCTGCAGTTCACCCGTCGCTTCGACGGCTTTTGGAAAAAGTAG
- a CDS encoding autotransporter assembly complex protein TamA has translation MVMPLMTPGAALAKYDVDIDAPSYALRKLLRAHLDVSRFAKRNDISDEQFEFLVTAVPQQVRDLLSTEGYFEPVVRTDVRADKRRAVTVHVEPGPRTHVSAVELSFTGPMLTEAPEKEKAVRSAFGLTSGEPFTQTAWDEAKKASLKTLQSHRYLGATIARSQARINPRTHEASLSITYESGPTFTIGPLDVSGTRRYPQSIITNVNPLGPGEIYSAERIAELQRQVQNTPYYASVGISVDDDVRQPQNTPVHVKVSEYQYNAVRTGIGYSSDTGGHIQGAYSYLDMFGVAWPFSFSGRLDQTQQYGQVQLSMPPGPRAWTNTLLGSYTRTDVSGTDIHSARVGAQRTRTSQNIDYNYQVLFYLDRLDQNSAGPTVSRALVPAWLWTRRNVDDPVFPRAGNLLRLEAGLAIKGVMTDQTFGRAYANARQYVPIGRRDIVLLRLQAGGVFTTGGSRGIPASLLFRAGGTETIRGYGYDSIGNNVGGSVLPTKYLLSGAAEYQHWFNHDWGAAAFWDIGTATDNWTEKFFYQGVGVGARWRSPVGPINVDLAYGLRNHSWRPYLTLGIAF, from the coding sequence ATGGTCATGCCACTGATGACGCCTGGCGCCGCCCTGGCCAAGTACGACGTGGATATTGACGCGCCGTCCTATGCACTGCGTAAGCTGCTGCGGGCTCACCTGGATGTGTCGCGTTTCGCTAAGCGAAATGACATCTCGGACGAGCAATTTGAGTTTCTCGTGACGGCGGTACCGCAGCAAGTGCGCGACCTACTGTCCACTGAAGGGTATTTCGAGCCGGTGGTGCGCACCGACGTGCGCGCCGATAAGCGTCGCGCGGTGACCGTGCATGTGGAGCCGGGCCCGCGCACGCACGTGTCGGCGGTCGAGTTGTCGTTCACTGGGCCGATGCTGACCGAGGCGCCCGAAAAGGAAAAGGCGGTACGCAGCGCATTCGGGCTGACAAGCGGTGAGCCGTTTACGCAGACGGCGTGGGACGAGGCCAAGAAGGCCTCGCTTAAGACGCTGCAGTCGCACCGCTACCTGGGCGCGACGATTGCGCGTTCGCAAGCGCGGATCAATCCTCGTACTCATGAGGCAAGCTTGAGCATCACGTATGAGAGCGGGCCGACGTTCACCATTGGGCCGCTGGATGTGTCCGGCACGCGGCGCTATCCGCAATCGATTATCACGAACGTCAACCCGCTGGGTCCGGGCGAAATCTACAGCGCCGAGCGCATCGCCGAACTGCAGCGGCAGGTGCAGAACACGCCGTACTATGCCAGCGTTGGCATTTCAGTCGATGACGACGTCCGCCAACCGCAGAACACGCCCGTGCACGTTAAGGTCAGTGAATACCAGTACAACGCGGTGCGTACTGGCATTGGCTATTCGTCCGATACCGGCGGACACATCCAGGGGGCATACTCGTACCTGGACATGTTCGGCGTTGCCTGGCCCTTCAGCTTCTCGGGCCGGTTGGACCAGACGCAGCAGTACGGCCAGGTGCAGCTGTCGATGCCGCCGGGACCGCGCGCGTGGACCAACACGCTGCTCGGCTCGTACACGCGCACCGACGTGTCGGGCACCGATATCCATAGCGCGCGGGTCGGCGCGCAGCGCACGCGCACGTCGCAAAATATCGACTACAACTACCAGGTGCTGTTCTACCTGGATCGTCTGGACCAGAATAGCGCCGGGCCCACCGTGAGCCGCGCGCTCGTGCCGGCGTGGTTGTGGACCCGGCGTAACGTCGACGATCCGGTGTTTCCGCGAGCGGGCAACCTGCTGCGCCTAGAGGCCGGTTTGGCGATCAAGGGCGTGATGACGGATCAGACGTTCGGGCGGGCCTACGCGAACGCACGGCAGTACGTGCCGATTGGTCGACGCGACATCGTGCTGCTGCGGCTGCAAGCCGGTGGCGTATTCACGACCGGCGGCTCGCGCGGCATACCGGCATCGTTGCTGTTTCGCGCCGGCGGCACGGAGACGATACGCGGCTATGGCTACGACAGCATTGGCAACAATGTGGGCGGCTCGGTGCTGCCGACCAAATATCTGCTCAGCGGCGCCGCCGAATACCAGCACTGGTTCAACCACGACTGGGGCGCGGCGGCCTTCTGGGATATCGGCACGGCGACCGACAACTGGACCGAAAAGTTTTTTTACCAGGGTGTGGGCGTCGGCGCACGCTGGCGCAGCCCCGTCGGGCCAATCAATGTTGACCTCGCATATGGCCTGCGCAACCATAGCTGGCGCCCCTATTTGACGCTGGGCATCGCGTTCTGA
- a CDS encoding DUF3460 family protein, which translates to MYQSDISQFLAQLKQQHPELEEQQRNGRALLWDKAPIDLDERTRQQQARVPQTPYVYYQNF; encoded by the coding sequence ATGTATCAATCAGACATCAGCCAATTCCTGGCCCAGCTCAAGCAGCAACATCCGGAACTCGAGGAACAGCAACGCAACGGCCGCGCACTGCTGTGGGACAAAGCGCCGATCGATCTGGACGAGCGCACGCGCCAGCAACAGGCACGCGTGCCGCAGACACCCTACGTGTACTACCAGAATTTCTGA
- a CDS encoding segregation and condensation protein A, with protein sequence MSAVPAPDDPGQQASEVALYTPATDSTPGTLDGVAFARLYGEPLFKVPQDLYIPPDALEVFLEAFEGPLDLLLYLIRKQNFNVLDIPMADVTAQYLGYVDQIRATNLELAAEYLLMAAMLIEIKSRMLLPVKQADTGEDVEDPRAELVRRLLEYEQMKLAAQQLDRLPQHGRDFLRAQVYIEQNLAPRWPDVNADDLRGAWADVLKRAKLVQHHKITREELSVREHMSQILRKLQHARFMEFTELFDVSRGVPVVVVNFIAMLELSRESLLEITQAEPFAPIYVRLAYSPT encoded by the coding sequence GTGAGCGCCGTTCCGGCACCGGACGACCCGGGCCAGCAGGCATCCGAGGTCGCGCTGTACACGCCGGCCACCGACTCGACGCCGGGCACGCTCGACGGCGTCGCGTTCGCTCGCCTATACGGCGAGCCGCTGTTCAAGGTGCCGCAAGACCTGTACATCCCGCCGGACGCGCTCGAAGTCTTTCTGGAAGCATTTGAGGGTCCGCTCGATCTGCTGCTCTACTTGATCCGCAAGCAGAATTTCAACGTGCTCGACATTCCGATGGCGGACGTCACCGCGCAATACTTGGGCTACGTCGACCAGATCCGCGCGACGAACCTGGAGTTGGCGGCCGAATACTTGCTAATGGCGGCCATGCTGATCGAAATCAAGTCACGCATGTTGCTGCCGGTGAAACAGGCCGACACCGGCGAGGATGTCGAGGACCCGCGTGCCGAATTAGTACGCCGACTGCTCGAGTACGAGCAAATGAAGCTTGCCGCGCAACAGTTGGACCGCCTGCCGCAGCACGGGCGTGACTTCCTGCGCGCGCAGGTATATATCGAGCAAAACCTGGCGCCACGCTGGCCGGACGTCAACGCGGACGACCTGCGCGGCGCATGGGCCGACGTGCTCAAGCGCGCCAAGCTCGTGCAGCATCACAAGATCACCCGCGAGGAACTGTCGGTGCGCGAGCACATGAGCCAGATCCTGCGCAAGCTACAGCACGCGCGTTTCATGGAATTCACCGAATTGTTCGATGTATCGCGTGGCGTGCCCGTGGTGGTCGTCAACTTCATTGCGATGCTGGAGCTCTCCCGCGAATCGTTGCTCGAGATCACGCAGGCCGAGCCGTTCGCACCGATCTACGTCCGGCTGGCGTACTCACCGACCTAA
- the panC gene encoding pantoate--beta-alanine ligase, with product MKVISSINELRDQLRGQNRVAFVPTMGNLHEGHLSLMRLARQHGDPVVASIFVNRLQFGLNEDFDKYPRTLETDIDKLQRENVYVLFAPTEQDMYPRAQEYRVHPPHDLGDILEGEFRPGFFHGVCTVVMKLMSCVQPRVAVFGKKDYQQLMIVRQMCEQFALPIEVVAAETVRDTDGLALSSRNVYLTPSERAEAPTLYRTLQQVRESVLAGHRDFAKIELAAFETLIERGWKPDYIAIRKRANLRSPQPHEGHEPLVVLAAAQLGATRLIDNLEI from the coding sequence ATGAAAGTCATTAGCTCGATCAACGAATTGCGCGACCAGCTGCGCGGGCAGAACCGCGTCGCGTTCGTGCCCACGATGGGCAACTTGCACGAAGGACACCTATCGCTGATGCGCCTAGCGCGCCAGCACGGCGACCCAGTGGTCGCCAGCATCTTCGTGAACCGACTGCAATTCGGGCTGAACGAGGATTTCGACAAGTATCCGCGCACGCTCGAGACCGACATCGACAAGCTACAGCGGGAAAACGTCTACGTGCTATTTGCACCGACCGAGCAGGACATGTACCCGCGTGCGCAGGAATATCGCGTGCACCCGCCACATGATCTGGGTGACATTCTCGAGGGCGAGTTCCGACCGGGGTTCTTTCACGGCGTCTGCACGGTCGTGATGAAACTGATGTCGTGCGTGCAGCCGCGTGTCGCGGTGTTCGGCAAGAAAGACTACCAGCAGTTGATGATCGTGCGACAGATGTGTGAGCAATTCGCGCTGCCCATTGAAGTGGTCGCCGCCGAGACGGTGCGCGACACGGACGGGCTCGCGCTGTCGTCACGCAATGTGTATCTGACGCCATCGGAGCGTGCCGAGGCGCCAACCCTGTATCGTACACTGCAGCAGGTGCGCGAGAGCGTGCTCGCGGGTCACCGCGATTTCGCCAAGATTGAGCTAGCCGCGTTCGAGACGTTAATCGAGCGCGGCTGGAAACCCGACTATATTGCGATTCGCAAGCGCGCCAATCTGCGCTCGCCGCAACCGCACGAAGGGCATGAACCACTGGTCGTACTCGCCGCCGCGCAGCTTGGCGCGACCCGGCTCATTGATAACCTGGAGATTTGA
- the panD gene encoding aspartate 1-decarboxylase produces the protein MQRTMLKSKIHRATVTHCELHYEGSCAIDENLLEAANIAENEQIDIWNINNGERLTTYAIRGERGSGMISLNGSAARRAQVGDLIIIAAFALVDDADVRHGFKPNLVFCDERNTIKSARDHVPTQNWDAR, from the coding sequence ATGCAACGTACGATGCTCAAATCGAAGATTCACCGCGCCACCGTCACGCACTGTGAATTGCACTATGAAGGTTCCTGCGCCATCGACGAAAATCTGCTCGAGGCCGCCAACATCGCGGAAAACGAGCAGATCGACATCTGGAACATCAATAACGGCGAGCGCTTGACCACCTACGCGATCCGCGGCGAACGGGGCAGCGGCATGATCTCGCTGAACGGGTCCGCCGCGCGCCGCGCGCAGGTGGGCGACCTCATTATCATCGCCGCGTTCGCGCTGGTCGACGACGCCGACGTGCGTCATGGCTTCAAGCCGAACCTGGTGTTCTGCGACGAACGCAATACGATCAAGAGCGCCCGGGACCACGTACCGACGCAGAACTGGGACGCGCGCTGA
- a CDS encoding ParA family protein produces MTVIVVANPKGGVGKSTLSTNLAGYFAWRGEWVALADLDKQQSSRSWLDLRPDTLPRIEPWDMSGERNARPPKGFEHAIVDTPAGLHGPRLNLALSVADKVLVPLQPSMFDILATQHFLQRLAQEKGGRKGGIQIGVVGMRVDARTRSAEQLHRFVDGLGLPVLGYLRDTQNYVQLAAHGLTLWDVASSRVDKDLEQWQSVVAWAEQ; encoded by the coding sequence ATGACGGTCATCGTTGTCGCTAATCCCAAAGGCGGTGTGGGTAAGAGCACGCTGTCGACGAATCTAGCGGGCTATTTTGCATGGCGCGGCGAGTGGGTGGCGCTCGCCGACCTGGACAAGCAGCAATCATCGCGATCATGGCTGGACCTGCGGCCCGACACGCTGCCCAGGATCGAGCCGTGGGACATGAGCGGGGAGCGCAATGCCCGGCCGCCAAAGGGATTCGAGCATGCGATCGTCGATACGCCGGCCGGTTTGCACGGCCCACGCCTGAACCTGGCACTGTCCGTCGCCGACAAGGTGCTGGTGCCGCTGCAACCGTCGATGTTCGACATTCTCGCCACGCAGCACTTCCTGCAGCGACTAGCGCAGGAGAAGGGCGGGCGCAAGGGCGGCATCCAGATCGGTGTGGTCGGCATGCGCGTGGACGCTCGCACCCGTTCGGCGGAGCAGTTGCATCGATTCGTCGACGGGCTCGGCCTGCCAGTGCTTGGCTACCTGCGCGATACGCAAAACTATGTGCAACTGGCCGCGCATGGCCTGACGCTATGGGATGTGGCGTCAAGTCGGGTCGACAAGGACCTGGAGCAGTGGCAGTCGGTCGTCGCGTGGGCCGAGCAATGA
- a CDS encoding cobalamin-binding protein — translation MIAHRSPVVRPQRRTRRASGVLVSLLLALSGAGTPVSCAAAPVQVLDDSGARVTLNAPARRVVSLAPSITELIYAAGGGSRLVGTVSFSDYPSAARDVPIIGSNTTLDLERIAATHPDLIVVWWHGNPQRQIERLQSLHVPLFYSEPHRLADISSTLIRLGTLLGTEPQAREAARAFDTRIAALQQRYASRPPVSVFFQVWDDPLMTLNGTHIISDVLSVCGGRNLFGSLNERVPTVSTEAVIAVDPDAIIATRPEPARVHRVAQSTDPSGDDSALRRWQRWPGMRAVARDNLFTVDADLISRPGPRLADATALLCQALEQARQRAPARNPDGLLRP, via the coding sequence ATGATCGCCCACCGGTCTCCTGTCGTGCGGCCCCAGCGCCGCACACGGCGCGCAAGCGGCGTGTTGGTCAGTCTGCTGCTCGCGCTGTCGGGCGCCGGCACACCCGTATCTTGCGCGGCCGCACCAGTGCAAGTGCTGGACGACAGCGGTGCGCGCGTGACATTGAATGCGCCGGCACGGCGCGTCGTGAGCCTAGCGCCCAGCATCACGGAACTGATTTACGCAGCCGGCGGCGGCAGCCGGCTGGTCGGCACGGTCAGCTTCAGCGATTACCCGAGCGCCGCTCGCGACGTGCCGATCATCGGCAGCAACACGACACTGGACCTCGAACGGATTGCGGCCACGCACCCGGATTTGATCGTCGTCTGGTGGCACGGCAATCCACAGCGCCAGATCGAACGGTTGCAGTCACTACACGTACCGCTGTTCTACAGTGAACCGCATCGGCTGGCCGACATCAGCTCGACGCTGATCCGCTTGGGCACACTGCTTGGCACCGAGCCGCAGGCGCGCGAGGCCGCCCGGGCATTCGATACGCGTATTGCCGCGCTGCAACAGCGCTACGCGAGCCGGCCACCCGTTTCAGTTTTTTTCCAGGTATGGGATGACCCGCTGATGACACTGAACGGTACGCATATCATCAGCGACGTGCTCTCCGTCTGCGGCGGACGTAATCTGTTTGGCTCGCTGAACGAACGGGTGCCGACGGTGTCAACCGAAGCGGTCATCGCAGTCGATCCTGACGCGATCATTGCCACGCGGCCGGAACCTGCACGGGTGCACCGGGTCGCGCAGTCCACGGATCCAAGCGGCGACGACTCGGCGCTGCGCCGATGGCAGCGCTGGCCGGGCATGCGCGCGGTCGCGCGCGACAACCTGTTCACCGTCGACGCGGACTTGATCAGCCGTCCCGGCCCGCGGTTGGCCGACGCCACAGCGTTATTGTGCCAGGCGTTAGAACAAGCCCGCCAGCGCGCCCCGGCACGAAACCCTGACGGCTTACTTCGTCCCTAA
- a CDS encoding ABC transporter ATP-binding protein gives MNRAGGLGPAPLSVQALTLQVGGRTLLDALSQRFEPGELWCLAGPNGAGKSTLLMTLAGLRAPTRGSVVFDGVPLTRWPVHRLAQHRAWMTQQLHDAFSATALDTVLLARYPHLSGWGWERDVDRAAAYEALAAVGLAGFAARDVLSLSGGERQRVALAAALCQDVPLLLLDEPLAHLDLHHQIDAVTLLAKWVGAAPRTVVFSCHDLTLARRFATHALLIDGRGRAWAGPVRDVLTPVLASHAFGYPLVLLRDGANEALIPALAPARGDAPVLSGRDGDDLW, from the coding sequence ATGAATCGAGCGGGTGGGCTGGGGCCGGCGCCGCTGAGCGTACAGGCACTGACGCTGCAGGTGGGCGGCCGCACGCTGCTTGATGCGCTGTCGCAGCGCTTTGAGCCCGGCGAGCTGTGGTGCCTCGCCGGACCGAACGGCGCTGGCAAGTCGACCTTATTGATGACCCTTGCCGGATTGCGTGCACCCACGCGCGGCAGCGTCGTATTCGATGGCGTGCCACTCACCCGGTGGCCGGTCCATCGGCTCGCGCAGCATCGGGCATGGATGACCCAGCAGCTTCACGATGCGTTCAGCGCAACGGCCCTCGATACCGTCCTGCTGGCACGCTATCCCCACCTGTCGGGTTGGGGCTGGGAGCGCGACGTGGATCGCGCCGCGGCATATGAGGCGCTGGCGGCGGTCGGCCTAGCCGGGTTTGCCGCGCGCGACGTGCTGTCGCTGTCCGGCGGCGAGCGGCAACGTGTGGCCCTTGCCGCTGCCCTCTGCCAGGACGTGCCGCTGCTGTTGCTGGACGAGCCGTTGGCGCACCTGGATTTGCACCACCAGATCGATGCGGTGACATTGCTGGCGAAATGGGTCGGTGCAGCGCCCCGCACAGTGGTGTTCTCGTGCCACGATCTTACGCTGGCAAGGCGGTTTGCAACGCACGCGTTGTTAATCGACGGGCGTGGGCGCGCGTGGGCTGGGCCCGTGCGTGACGTGCTGACACCAGTTCTTGCCAGTCACGCGTTTGGCTATCCGCTGGTGCTGTTGCGCGACGGCGCGAACGAGGCGCTGATACCCGCGCTGGCGCCGGCGCGGGGCGATGCACCTGTTTTAAGTGGGCGAGATGGCGATGATCTCTGGTGA